In Marisediminicola antarctica, one DNA window encodes the following:
- a CDS encoding 1,4-dihydroxy-2-naphthoyl-CoA synthase, with product MPEVSELFDASVWRPVAGFDALTDITYHHDLAGRVARVAFNRPEVRNAFRPHTVDELYAVLDDARQNSRIGVILLTGNGPSAKDGGWAFCSGGDQRIRGRDGYKYEGSEGASRPDIGRAGRLHILEVQRLIRFMPKVVIAVIPGWAAGGGHSLHVVCDLSIASAEHGRFKQTDADVGSFDGGYGSAYFARQVGQKFAREVFFLAREYDAQRALDTGAINAVVPHAELESTAYDWAREILTKSPTAIRMLKFAFNAVDDGMVGQQVFAGEATRLAYGTDEAVEGRDAFLEKREPDWSPFPWQY from the coding sequence ATGCCTGAGGTTTCCGAACTCTTCGATGCCAGCGTCTGGCGGCCCGTCGCGGGCTTCGACGCGCTCACCGACATCACCTACCACCACGACCTGGCGGGGCGGGTGGCGCGCGTCGCATTCAACCGCCCCGAGGTGCGCAACGCCTTCCGGCCGCACACCGTCGACGAGCTTTACGCGGTGCTCGACGACGCCCGCCAGAATTCGCGGATCGGCGTTATTCTCCTCACGGGCAACGGCCCGAGCGCGAAGGACGGCGGCTGGGCGTTCTGCTCGGGCGGCGACCAGCGCATCCGCGGTCGCGACGGCTACAAGTACGAGGGATCAGAGGGAGCATCCCGGCCCGACATCGGCCGCGCCGGCCGACTTCACATCCTCGAGGTGCAGCGCCTCATCCGGTTCATGCCCAAGGTCGTCATCGCCGTGATCCCCGGCTGGGCCGCCGGCGGCGGGCACTCCCTGCACGTTGTCTGCGACCTGTCGATCGCGAGCGCGGAACACGGCAGGTTCAAGCAGACGGATGCCGACGTCGGGTCGTTCGACGGGGGCTACGGTAGCGCGTACTTCGCGCGGCAGGTCGGCCAGAAATTCGCCCGTGAGGTGTTCTTCCTCGCCAGGGAGTACGACGCCCAGCGGGCCCTCGACACGGGTGCCATCAACGCCGTGGTGCCGCACGCCGAACTCGAGTCGACCGCGTACGACTGGGCGAGAGAGATTCTCACCAAGTCGCCCACCGCCATCCGCATGCTCAAGTTCGCCTTCAACGCCGTGGACGACGGCATGGTCGGCCAGCAGGTCTTCGCGGGCGAGGCCACCAGACTCGCCTATGGCACCGACGAGGCAGTCGAGGGCCGCGATGCGTTCCTCGAGAAGCGCGAGCCGGACTGGTCGCCGTTCCCCTGGCAGTATTGA
- a CDS encoding o-succinylbenzoate synthase — translation MLPSLPELTGSARVVSLPLRQPFRGITSREALLFEGPQGWTEFSPFVEYDDTEAASWLEGAIDFGWLAAPAVFRSRIRVNATLPAVEPGAVAGVLDAFPGCRTVKVKVAQLGQVLADDVARVAAARDYVGVEGRIRIDANGGWNVDEAEHAVHALAGFDLEYVEQPCASVEELADIRQRVKYMGIPVAADESVRKASDPLEVARAGAADLLVIKAQPLGGIRASLDIVAATKLPVVVSSALDTSVGISMGAYLAAGIPELDYDCGLGTAALLAGDVTSSPLIPVDGSIEVRRVEVDAALLDRYAAPVDRTEWWLERLERCHALLAGRT, via the coding sequence ATGCTGCCATCGTTGCCAGAGCTGACGGGCTCCGCCCGTGTCGTCTCCCTTCCGCTCCGCCAGCCGTTCCGCGGGATCACGAGCCGCGAGGCCCTGTTGTTCGAGGGACCACAGGGTTGGACCGAGTTCTCCCCGTTCGTCGAGTACGACGACACTGAGGCGGCGTCGTGGCTGGAGGGGGCGATCGACTTCGGCTGGCTGGCGGCGCCCGCGGTGTTCCGCAGTCGCATCCGGGTAAACGCAACCCTTCCGGCCGTGGAGCCTGGCGCGGTCGCCGGGGTGCTCGACGCCTTTCCCGGATGCCGCACCGTCAAGGTCAAGGTCGCCCAACTCGGCCAGGTGCTCGCCGACGACGTGGCGCGCGTCGCTGCGGCGCGCGACTATGTCGGCGTCGAGGGGCGCATCCGCATCGACGCGAACGGCGGCTGGAACGTCGACGAGGCCGAGCACGCCGTCCACGCCCTCGCGGGATTCGATCTGGAGTATGTCGAGCAGCCGTGTGCGAGCGTCGAGGAGCTCGCCGACATCAGGCAACGGGTGAAGTACATGGGCATCCCGGTCGCGGCGGACGAAAGCGTGCGCAAGGCGAGCGATCCGCTCGAGGTCGCACGCGCCGGCGCAGCTGATCTCCTCGTGATCAAGGCCCAGCCGCTCGGCGGCATCCGTGCCAGCCTCGACATCGTCGCCGCGACGAAGCTGCCGGTTGTCGTCTCGAGCGCGCTCGACACGTCGGTGGGCATCTCGATGGGCGCGTATCTCGCGGCGGGTATTCCCGAGCTGGACTACGACTGCGGCCTCGGCACCGCGGCGCTGCTCGCGGGAGACGTCACGTCGAGCCCGCTCATTCCGGTCGACGGCTCGATCGAGGTGCGCCGCGTCGAGGTGGATGCCGCCCTGCTCGACCGCTACGCCGCCCCAGTTGATCGCACCGAATGGTGGCTCGAGCGACTCGAGCGCTGTCACGCGCTGTTGGCCGGGCGGACGTAG
- the ccsB gene encoding c-type cytochrome biogenesis protein CcsB produces the protein MTDLLVSSSLTAVWSAMGVYTLAFIMFTLDLAKRSAWAQQTPAAVTAAAAPRGQLAGATATIDRIGSDTSQKPLSLKFERIAFALTVLGWLVHTAAVVMRGIAQGYVPWSNMFEFSLTSSAIIVGVFIAVQVWQNLRFLGAFITGFALIALGLATVNFYVDVKPLPPALQSSWLVIHVFVAVLGTSFFALGAGLSVVQLMQARAAAAKGAGLKFLQTLPGADVLENLAYRVVVVGFVFWTFTLIAGAIWAERAWGRYWGWDTKEVWTFIIWTIFAGYLHARATRGWRGSRSAWLAIIGFAAVLFNFTVVNLFFKGLHAYSGL, from the coding sequence GTGACCGATCTGCTCGTCTCCTCCTCCCTCACCGCCGTCTGGTCGGCGATGGGTGTCTACACGCTCGCGTTCATCATGTTCACCCTCGATCTCGCCAAGAGGTCCGCTTGGGCGCAGCAGACCCCGGCGGCTGTGACCGCCGCCGCAGCACCGAGGGGCCAGCTCGCCGGCGCCACCGCGACGATCGACCGGATCGGCAGCGATACCTCGCAGAAACCGCTGTCGCTCAAGTTCGAGCGCATCGCCTTCGCTCTCACCGTGCTGGGCTGGCTTGTGCATACCGCCGCCGTCGTGATGCGCGGCATCGCGCAGGGGTACGTTCCCTGGTCGAACATGTTCGAGTTCTCACTGACGTCATCCGCGATCATCGTCGGCGTCTTCATTGCCGTGCAGGTGTGGCAGAACCTGCGGTTCCTGGGCGCGTTCATCACCGGATTCGCGCTGATCGCCCTGGGCCTCGCGACCGTGAACTTCTACGTCGACGTCAAACCGCTCCCGCCCGCACTGCAGTCGTCCTGGCTTGTGATCCACGTGTTCGTCGCCGTGCTCGGCACCTCGTTCTTCGCGCTCGGCGCCGGGCTGTCGGTCGTGCAGCTCATGCAGGCCCGGGCGGCCGCAGCGAAGGGCGCAGGACTCAAGTTTCTGCAGACGCTCCCGGGTGCGGACGTGCTCGAGAACCTCGCCTACCGGGTGGTCGTCGTCGGATTCGTGTTCTGGACATTCACCCTCATCGCCGGGGCCATCTGGGCCGAGCGTGCCTGGGGCCGGTACTGGGGTTGGGACACCAAGGAGGTGTGGACGTTCATCATCTGGACGATCTTCGCCGGCTATCTGCACGCGAGGGCAACGCGCGGCTGGCGTGGCTCACGCTCGGCGTGGCTCGCGATCATCGGTTTCGCTGCGGTGCTGTTCAACTTCACCGTCGTGAATCTCTTCTTCAAGGGTCTGCACGCCTACAGCGGCCTCTGA
- the resB gene encoding cytochrome c biogenesis protein ResB: MSRPSDHFDSPAPAPTDDRIAQPSLGGAGYLRFFWRQLTSMRTALFLLLLLAIAAVPGSLVPQRSSDPNGVQQYFANNPDLAPVLDSLQAFDVYTSAWFSAIYLLLFISLIGCVVPRTAHHYRALRSAPPKTPARLSRLAGFTTAWAPGVSSTEAVESARGILKKSGYRVRLFEGPRGDLSVSAERGYLRETGNLVFHTALVGVLVSVGIGGGFGYSGQKVIVEGDSFANVLLSYESFLPGRFFDEGVLQPYRLTLDEFEAVYEQENPAARGQPVDYTASVTTYAPGSEAGSRAEIKVNDPLRLGGNDIFLLGNGYAPIITVRDGEGNVAFSDAVPFLPQDGNLTSIGVVKVPDALPEQIGMIGFLYPTQATLTTGALTSNYPDLLNPVLSLQVFTGDLGLDGGIPRSVYSLDTDGMTEVAGRTADAPPIQLTPGETIELPDGIGSVTFENAAPDAPADDLTGSVPRFVSLDIHRDPSQGWVLVFAILVLAGLLTSLFIPRRRVWVKAINDEDAGGVRLEYAGLARGEDPTLDRAVREIADRHSQQLGIRLTT, from the coding sequence TTGAGCCGGCCATCTGATCACTTCGACTCCCCGGCGCCCGCTCCGACGGATGACCGGATCGCGCAGCCGTCCCTCGGCGGCGCCGGCTACCTGCGCTTCTTCTGGCGGCAGCTCACGAGCATGCGCACCGCGCTGTTCCTGCTGCTCCTGCTCGCGATCGCCGCCGTGCCCGGCTCGCTCGTCCCACAACGCAGCTCTGACCCCAACGGGGTGCAGCAGTACTTCGCCAACAACCCCGACCTCGCCCCGGTGCTCGACTCCCTGCAGGCCTTCGACGTCTACACTTCGGCCTGGTTCTCCGCCATCTACCTGCTGCTGTTCATCTCACTCATCGGCTGCGTGGTCCCGCGCACCGCGCACCATTACCGGGCGCTGCGCAGTGCCCCGCCGAAAACACCCGCCCGCCTCTCGCGGCTCGCGGGATTCACCACCGCCTGGGCGCCCGGAGTCTCCTCGACCGAGGCGGTCGAGTCCGCCCGCGGCATCCTCAAGAAGAGCGGCTACCGGGTGCGGCTGTTCGAGGGCCCGAGGGGCGACCTCTCGGTGAGCGCCGAACGCGGCTACCTGCGCGAAACCGGCAACCTCGTCTTCCACACCGCTCTCGTGGGCGTGCTCGTCTCGGTGGGCATCGGCGGCGGCTTCGGCTACAGCGGACAGAAGGTCATCGTCGAGGGGGACTCCTTCGCAAACGTGCTGTTGTCGTACGAGTCCTTCCTTCCCGGACGGTTCTTCGACGAGGGCGTGCTCCAGCCGTATCGGCTGACCCTTGATGAATTCGAGGCCGTCTACGAGCAGGAGAATCCGGCGGCGCGCGGGCAACCGGTCGACTACACGGCAAGTGTCACGACCTACGCGCCGGGCTCCGAGGCGGGCTCGCGGGCCGAGATCAAGGTCAACGACCCGCTGCGCCTCGGTGGCAACGACATCTTCCTCCTCGGCAACGGTTACGCACCGATCATCACCGTGCGCGACGGCGAGGGGAACGTCGCGTTCAGCGACGCAGTGCCGTTCCTGCCGCAGGATGGCAACCTCACCTCTATCGGCGTCGTGAAGGTGCCGGATGCCCTCCCTGAGCAGATCGGCATGATCGGGTTCCTTTACCCGACACAGGCGACCCTCACAACGGGCGCGCTCACCTCGAACTATCCCGACCTGCTGAATCCCGTGCTGAGCCTGCAGGTATTCACCGGCGACCTGGGCCTCGACGGCGGCATCCCGCGCTCCGTCTACTCGCTCGACACCGACGGCATGACCGAGGTCGCCGGCCGCACAGCGGACGCCCCGCCGATCCAGCTCACACCAGGCGAGACCATCGAACTGCCGGACGGAATCGGGTCGGTTACGTTCGAAAACGCCGCTCCCGATGCGCCCGCCGACGACCTCACCGGATCGGTCCCCCGTTTCGTGAGCCTCGACATCCACCGCGACCCGAGCCAGGGCTGGGTGCTTGTCTTCGCGATCCTCGTGCTCGCCGGGCTTCTGACGTCGCTGTTCATCCCGCGCCGGCGCGTCTGGGTGAAGGCGATCAACGACGAGGATGCCGGCGGCGTGCGCCTCGAGTACGCCGGGCTCGCACGCGGCGAGGACCCCACCCTCGACCGGGCCGTGCGGGAGATCGCCGACCGTCATTCCCAGCAACTCGGGATTAGGCTGACCACGTGA
- a CDS encoding cytochrome c biogenesis CcdA family protein — protein sequence MGDPIQEIVANGSLLVALPIALLAGLVSFASPCILPLVPGYLGYIGGFTGTDARAGRGRLLLGVALFVLGFSVVFVGFTLAFSIAGLMLLPWLDLITRVIGVLVIIMGLVFIGQFSFLQRTIRPGFTAATGLGGAPLLGIVFGLGWAPCIGPTLSVVYSLSLTTGSVGRGVMLGVVYCLGLGIPFLLVALGFNWVTGSVAWLKRHIRAVNIVGGAMLVLIGVLMVTGVWQIMMSQLGSVISGFEPAI from the coding sequence GTGGGCGATCCGATCCAGGAGATCGTCGCGAACGGCAGCCTCCTCGTCGCCCTGCCCATCGCGCTGCTCGCGGGGCTCGTCTCGTTCGCGTCGCCCTGCATCCTCCCGCTCGTGCCCGGATATCTCGGCTACATCGGCGGATTCACGGGGACGGATGCGCGGGCGGGCCGCGGCCGGCTGCTGCTCGGCGTCGCCCTCTTCGTGCTCGGCTTCAGCGTCGTCTTCGTCGGCTTCACCCTCGCCTTCTCGATAGCGGGCCTGATGCTCCTGCCCTGGCTCGACCTCATCACCCGCGTGATCGGGGTGCTCGTGATCATCATGGGGCTCGTCTTCATCGGCCAGTTCAGCTTTCTGCAGCGCACCATCCGCCCCGGCTTCACCGCCGCGACGGGCCTCGGTGGTGCCCCGCTGCTGGGCATCGTGTTCGGGCTCGGCTGGGCGCCCTGCATCGGCCCGACCCTGAGCGTCGTCTACAGCCTGAGCCTCACGACCGGTTCCGTGGGCCGCGGGGTGATGCTCGGCGTCGTGTACTGCCTCGGCCTCGGCATCCCGTTCCTCCTCGTCGCCCTCGGCTTCAACTGGGTCACCGGGTCGGTCGCCTGGCTCAAGCGCCACATCCGTGCCGTCAATATCGTCGGCGGAGCCATGCTCGTCCTCATCGGCGTACTCATGGTGACCGGTGTGTGGCAAATCATGATGTCCCAGCTCGGGTCGGTGATCAGCGGTTTTGAGCCGGCCATCTGA
- a CDS encoding TlpA family protein disulfide reductase: MKLRLLATATVSVAALVLSGCASDPLAEEYLNGGNTNYISGDGILEVPEADRAGPISFAGETDAGEPFASTDFAGEVLVVNFWYAGCAPCRAEAPDLDALAQQYEGNGASFVGVNIYDGAETSLAFARKFGVTYPSLLDNKTGEVRLAFAGEIPPQAVPTTFVLDAEGRIAARILGQLQERSILDTIISDVLAEDG; this comes from the coding sequence ATGAAACTCCGCCTGCTCGCGACCGCGACCGTATCGGTCGCCGCGCTGGTGCTCAGCGGATGCGCGAGCGACCCTCTCGCCGAGGAGTACCTCAACGGCGGCAACACCAACTACATCTCGGGAGACGGGATCCTCGAGGTGCCCGAGGCCGACCGGGCAGGGCCGATCTCGTTCGCCGGGGAGACCGACGCCGGCGAGCCGTTCGCGAGCACCGACTTCGCCGGCGAGGTGCTCGTCGTCAACTTCTGGTACGCCGGATGCGCCCCGTGCCGCGCCGAGGCCCCCGACCTCGATGCGCTCGCCCAGCAGTACGAGGGCAACGGCGCCTCCTTCGTCGGGGTCAACATCTACGACGGTGCCGAGACCTCGCTCGCGTTCGCGCGCAAGTTCGGCGTCACCTACCCGTCGCTCCTCGACAACAAGACCGGCGAAGTACGACTCGCCTTCGCCGGGGAGATCCCACCGCAGGCGGTCCCCACCACCTTCGTTCTCGACGCCGAGGGCCGCATTGCCGCGCGCATCCTGGGGCAGCTGCAGGAGCGCTCGATCCTCGACACGATCATCAGCGACGTTCTCGCGGAGGACGGCTAG
- a CDS encoding histidine phosphatase family protein, with protein sequence MDDVAASLIHLVRHGEVHNPEGVLYGRIPGFHLSELGVAMATSTAEHLVGRPVTALFSSPLQRAQESAAPWADTFGLDITTEDRLIEPHNKFEGGALEFGPSLLLHPRTWPWIYNPYRPSWGEPFVEVAARMIAAMDAAWNATDGEAVMVSHQMPIVMAQRAVAGKRLWHDPRKRRCSLSSVTTFARIEAAVPGAPRYREVDYQEPAAALLLRAVDTGAV encoded by the coding sequence ATGGATGATGTGGCAGCCTCTCTCATTCACCTCGTCCGCCATGGCGAGGTGCACAATCCCGAGGGCGTGCTGTATGGCCGCATACCCGGCTTCCACCTCTCCGAGCTCGGCGTCGCGATGGCCACCTCTACCGCCGAGCACCTCGTCGGCCGCCCGGTCACCGCGCTCTTCTCGAGCCCGTTGCAGCGCGCCCAGGAGTCGGCCGCTCCCTGGGCAGACACGTTCGGTCTCGACATCACGACCGAGGACAGACTGATCGAGCCGCACAACAAATTCGAGGGTGGGGCGCTCGAATTCGGTCCGTCCCTGCTGCTGCATCCGCGAACCTGGCCCTGGATCTACAACCCCTACCGTCCCAGCTGGGGTGAGCCGTTCGTCGAGGTCGCCGCGCGCATGATCGCCGCAATGGATGCCGCGTGGAACGCCACCGACGGCGAGGCCGTCATGGTCAGCCATCAGATGCCGATCGTCATGGCTCAGCGTGCCGTTGCCGGCAAGCGCCTCTGGCACGATCCGCGCAAACGCCGCTGCAGCCTCTCCAGCGTGACCACCTTTGCCCGCATCGAGGCTGCCGTGCCCGGCGCCCCCCGCTACCGCGAGGTCGACTACCAGGAGCCGGCCGCCGCTCTGCTGCTTCGCGCCGTCGACACGGGGGCAGTATGA
- the aspS gene encoding aspartate--tRNA(Asn) ligase, translating into MTQRTLIKNLVSSTDGPVSVSGWVETVRDQKKVQFVVLRDESGAVQLVHPRIFNEDGTPADDAIAEEISALSQGTFLTATGDLKHDERVKLGGVEIKLDGLEIAARAIAETPIADDSGVDKRMDWRFLDLRVPKNSLIFKIQTTFEHALRCYWIDNDFVELHTPKLMASASESRAELFEVEYFETKAYLAQSPQFFKQMAQPAGFGKIFEIGPAFRADPSFTSRHATEFTSVDAEISWIDSHETVMTMHEELMVAGFTAVKEKHGAEIEALYGLEVTVPTTPFPRIALAEAKRIVAERGYEVPRQDDDMDPEGERQIAAYVKETYGHEFVFLTDYASSIRPFYHMRNAEDGAVTNSYDLIFNGVEISTGAQREHRIEVLVEQAKEKGLDPEELDFYLDFFRYGVPPHGGFGMGLSRVLMLMLKLPNLREATYLFRGPTRLTP; encoded by the coding sequence GTGACCCAACGCACCCTGATCAAGAACCTTGTCTCCTCCACCGACGGCCCCGTCTCGGTCTCGGGGTGGGTGGAGACTGTGCGCGACCAGAAGAAGGTGCAGTTCGTCGTACTGCGCGACGAGTCCGGCGCCGTACAGCTCGTTCACCCGCGTATCTTCAACGAGGACGGCACGCCGGCCGACGACGCCATCGCCGAGGAGATCTCGGCGCTGAGCCAGGGCACCTTCCTCACCGCGACGGGTGACCTCAAGCACGACGAGCGCGTCAAGCTCGGCGGCGTCGAGATCAAGCTCGATGGCCTCGAGATCGCCGCCCGAGCCATCGCCGAGACCCCGATCGCGGACGACTCCGGCGTCGACAAGCGCATGGACTGGCGATTCCTCGACCTGCGGGTGCCGAAGAATTCGCTGATCTTCAAGATCCAGACCACGTTCGAGCACGCGCTTCGTTGCTACTGGATCGACAACGACTTCGTCGAGCTGCACACACCCAAGTTGATGGCGAGCGCGAGCGAGTCCCGCGCCGAGCTCTTCGAGGTCGAGTACTTCGAGACGAAGGCCTACCTCGCGCAGAGCCCCCAGTTCTTCAAGCAGATGGCGCAGCCGGCCGGCTTCGGCAAGATCTTCGAGATCGGCCCGGCGTTTCGCGCCGACCCGTCGTTCACGAGCCGTCACGCGACCGAGTTCACGAGCGTCGACGCGGAGATCAGCTGGATCGACAGCCACGAGACCGTGATGACGATGCACGAAGAGCTCATGGTCGCCGGCTTCACCGCGGTCAAGGAGAAGCACGGCGCCGAGATCGAGGCCCTCTACGGACTCGAGGTCACCGTTCCCACGACCCCGTTCCCGCGCATCGCTCTTGCCGAGGCCAAGCGCATCGTCGCCGAGCGCGGCTACGAGGTGCCACGCCAGGACGACGACATGGATCCAGAGGGCGAGCGTCAGATCGCGGCGTACGTCAAGGAGACCTACGGGCACGAGTTCGTGTTCCTGACCGACTATGCCTCGAGCATCCGACCGTTTTACCACATGCGCAACGCTGAGGACGGCGCTGTCACCAACAGCTACGACCTCATCTTCAACGGGGTCGAGATCTCGACGGGCGCGCAGCGCGAGCACCGCATCGAGGTGCTCGTCGAGCAGGCCAAGGAGAAGGGACTCGACCCGGAGGAGCTCGACTTCTACCTCGACTTCTTCCGCTATGGCGTTCCGCCGCACGGCGGCTTCGGCATGGGCCTGAGCCGCGTTCTCATGCTCATGCTGAAGCTCCCGAACCTGCGCGAGGCAACCTACCTGTTCCGCGGTCCGACTCGCCTCACCCCCTAG
- a CDS encoding Dabb family protein, with protein sequence MLRHIITWKLAAEDTAAKLEHAATIAAALQGLVPLIPEIRSLTVASNVVSLDTNWDLVLVADYSDEAALRTYIDHPEHQRVAGIIRPLVAHRAAVDILV encoded by the coding sequence ATGCTGAGGCACATCATCACCTGGAAGCTCGCAGCCGAGGACACCGCGGCGAAACTCGAGCACGCCGCGACGATCGCCGCGGCGCTCCAGGGGCTCGTGCCGCTCATCCCGGAGATTCGGAGCCTCACGGTTGCGTCGAATGTCGTCTCCCTCGACACCAACTGGGATCTGGTGCTCGTCGCCGACTACTCCGACGAGGCGGCGCTGCGCACCTACATCGACCACCCGGAGCACCAGCGGGTCGCCGGAATAATCCGTCCACTCGTCGCCCACCGCGCGGCGGTCGACATTCTGGTCTGA
- a CDS encoding glutaredoxin family protein yields the protein MPPIVLTLLSKPGCHLCDDAREIVAEVIAALGDEARAPITVDEVSILDDPDLLEKYSDEIPVLLINGRVHNIWRIEPARLRAALLKEDPC from the coding sequence GTGCCGCCCATCGTCCTCACCCTGCTGTCAAAACCAGGGTGCCACCTGTGCGACGACGCCCGCGAGATTGTCGCCGAGGTCATCGCCGCACTCGGCGACGAGGCGCGCGCGCCGATCACCGTCGACGAGGTGTCGATCCTCGACGACCCCGACCTGCTTGAGAAGTACTCGGACGAGATCCCCGTGCTGCTCATCAACGGACGAGTACACAACATCTGGCGTATCGAGCCGGCCAGGCTCCGCGCCGCACTACTGAAAGAAGACCCATGCTGA
- a CDS encoding HAD family hydrolase yields the protein MCDADPSSAAVPAEGAASGTPIVAFFDVDNTLLRGASIYHLGRGARRRGMLRLRDLVRFGWHQARFVAVGENGRHLVGLRERALQLINGRSEQELEEIAEEVYDDFIARRLWPETVELAREHLRKGHEVWLITATPLVVARVIAARLGLTGALGTRLESVDGLYTGALAGPMLHGEQKVTAATTLAGFLDSNLADCWAYSDSRNDIPLLELVGNRVVVNPDALLARHARTHGWSTLRLRPSSIRRAQRLVRREARPARGKKKRRT from the coding sequence ATGTGCGACGCCGACCCCAGCTCCGCCGCCGTTCCGGCCGAGGGCGCCGCGAGCGGAACCCCGATCGTTGCCTTCTTCGACGTCGACAACACGCTGCTGCGGGGCGCGAGCATCTATCACCTCGGACGCGGGGCCAGACGGCGTGGGATGCTGCGGCTACGCGACCTCGTGCGGTTCGGCTGGCACCAGGCCCGGTTCGTCGCCGTCGGCGAGAACGGAAGGCACCTGGTCGGCCTACGCGAGCGGGCGCTACAGCTCATCAACGGACGATCCGAGCAGGAACTCGAAGAGATCGCCGAGGAGGTCTACGACGACTTCATCGCGCGGAGACTCTGGCCGGAGACGGTGGAGTTGGCTCGGGAGCACCTGCGCAAGGGCCACGAAGTGTGGCTGATCACCGCCACCCCGCTCGTCGTCGCCCGGGTCATCGCGGCGAGACTCGGGTTGACGGGTGCGCTCGGGACCCGCCTCGAGAGCGTCGACGGCCTCTACACGGGCGCCCTTGCCGGACCGATGCTGCACGGCGAGCAGAAGGTCACAGCGGCAACAACGCTCGCCGGCTTCCTCGATTCGAACCTCGCCGACTGCTGGGCCTACTCGGACTCACGCAACGACATCCCGTTGCTCGAACTCGTCGGCAACCGCGTGGTCGTGAACCCGGATGCCCTCCTCGCGCGGCACGCGCGAACGCACGGCTGGTCGACGCTCAGGCTTCGACCCTCCAGCATCCGCCGGGCCCAGCGGCTCGTTCGCCGGGAGGCGAGACCGGCCCGTGGCAAGAAAAAACGCCGGACCTGA
- a CDS encoding 30S ribosomal protein bS22, with protein sequence MGSVIKKRRKRMAKKKHRKLLRKTRHQRRNKK encoded by the coding sequence ATGGGTTCCGTAATCAAGAAGCGTCGCAAGCGTATGGCGAAGAAGAAGCACCGCAAGCTGCTTCGTAAGACGCGCCACCAGCGCCGCAACAAGAAGTAG
- a CDS encoding ArsR/SmtB family transcription factor — protein sequence MADIFDVLADTTRRELLQLLLDKFVASDGDVGELSVGEMVELLAISQPTVSKHLKVLRESHLVRVREDGQHRYYSLDPAPLEAVEDWLVPFLASHFEAEANDGGIAVFAAWSGSGVPGPIRRVAQSLPSGGVAGATIGRAAAGASHQARSVIEGATAGVQQRVIEPLRKVFGR from the coding sequence ATGGCCGACATCTTTGACGTTCTCGCCGACACAACACGGCGCGAGCTCCTCCAACTGCTCCTTGACAAGTTTGTGGCCTCCGACGGCGACGTCGGGGAGCTGAGTGTCGGGGAGATGGTCGAGTTGCTCGCGATCAGCCAGCCGACCGTGTCCAAGCATCTCAAGGTTCTGCGCGAGAGCCACCTCGTGCGGGTGCGCGAGGACGGCCAGCACCGCTACTACAGCCTCGACCCGGCGCCGCTGGAGGCCGTCGAGGACTGGCTCGTCCCGTTCCTTGCGTCGCACTTCGAGGCGGAGGCAAACGACGGGGGCATCGCGGTGTTCGCCGCGTGGTCCGGCTCGGGCGTTCCCGGACCGATTAGGCGGGTCGCGCAGTCCCTGCCGAGCGGTGGCGTGGCGGGTGCGACGATCGGGCGGGCTGCCGCCGGTGCTTCCCACCAGGCGCGCTCCGTCATCGAGGGGGCCACGGCTGGCGTGCAGCAGCGTGTTATCGAGCCGCTCCGGAAAGTGTTCGGCCGGTAG